A portion of the Caenorhabditis elegans chromosome III genome contains these proteins:
- the F10E9.1 gene encoding uncharacterized protein (Confirmed by transcript evidence) — MTFEILELLDKTAVRKPLQKQLNFSLRFHQICYAWISVSTIWYIFFSAWFIRAAGYIFSGITVSIAFLLSIAFFCEADGKGWKKFVTLCIICAAPRLFFTPIYAVANIQTSHANNTMEFIEEFHNLGIMGFKDNKYNDISIIWFVYYYNFMLVFLAIQRLFCRKAVEEKKMKIFADTLREEQQKRTENEEAVGPLHI, encoded by the exons ATGACATTCGAAATATTGGAGTTGCTGGACAAAACAGCCGTGAGGAAGCCACTTCAGAAACAATTAAAT TTCTCCCTCCGATTCCATCAAATCTGCTACGCATGGATCAGTGTCTCTACCATATGGTACATCTTCTTCAGTGCTTGGTTTATTCGCGCAGCAGGATATATCTTTTCTGGAATTACCGTTTCTATTGCATTCCTTCTATCAATCGCATTTTTCTGTGAGGCAGACGGAAAGGGATGGAAGAAGTTTGTG ACTTTGTGCATTATCTGTGCCGCACCACGTCTCTTCTTCACTCCGATCTACGCAGTTGCTAACATTCAGACGTCACATGCAAACAATACAATGGAGTTCATTGAGGAGTTCCATAATTTGGGAAT AATGGGATTCAAGGACAACAAATATAATGACATTTCGATTATCTGGTTTGTCTACTACTACAACTTCATGCTAGTTTTCT tggCGATTCAAAGACTTTTTTGTCGCAAAGCTGTTgaggagaagaagatgaaaatcTTCGCTGACACCCTGAGagaagaacaacaaaaaagaacaGAAAATGAGGAAGCTGTCGGACCATTGCACATTTAA
- the sas-4 gene encoding Spindle assembly abnormal protein 4 (Confirmed by transcript evidence), which translates to MASDENIGADGEQKPSRPFLRKGQGTARFRMPRNNKTSAGAPPTSELSSASSPSINVPRFSLSNALPNSARTVDSGISNEDETRPPTTASLPMDQPSLSSSPENRLNPAPSVAEEHGHSGQHAEEEEDNDTDEVSAMPSFVPDEPSTLVNSDHELSDDALKYKNAAAEFKAFERRMDSMRSASTITTSLATPSSCAPSNSSEPPTRSTPIMNDLGVGPNNHNWPSSMQELSGISLETPQARPLGSNRINQLVRSEAQTGISLLQHHERPTVTAPLRRNDMMNSSRQNPQNGNVQDENRPEHVYDQPIHVPGSSLDRQKLEIEIRRHRNLNIQLRDTIAHLDYAEESVHTTKRQLEEKISEVNNFKKELIEEFKKCKKGVEEEFEKKFEKIKEDYDELYEKLKRDQRDLERDQKILKKGTGERNKEFTETIATLRDKLRASETKNAQYRQDIRVRDEKLKKKDEEIEKLQKDGNRLKSTLQTLEKRVKQLRTEKERDDKEKEMFAKVAMNRKTSNPVPPVLNQSVPISITSNGPSRHPSSSSLTTFRKPSTSNRERGVSWADEPNEQSLEAVPQEFLMMPVKEMPGKFGKCTIYRDSLGETSKVTDTIANGLLFEYSNGDLRWVNRQNAVNIYISAVDKTVRIDLPTYNISIIHTFQRQVEVLRPGNNITLISIKRREVRTDLIYQNGMYKTEIFNRDGRYVTKDFSNQEVSRKYNPGTHTYRDNQCRYVLVTDYNDFELVEPEFRLRWYQGDPTGLNNQYILKIIGRPECSEKTLRLEVNLSTCEGTLETAEMIGDKRRKTTLFQWKK; encoded by the exons ATGGCTTCCGATGAAAATATCGGTGCCGACGGTGAACAGAAGCCTTCTCGgccgtttttgagaaaaggaCAAGGAACAGCAAGATTTAGAATG CCtagaaacaacaaaacatCTGCTGGTGCACCTCCAACGTCGGAACTTTCATCTGCTTCAAGTCCTTCTATTAATGTTCCTAGGTTTAGTCTGTCG AATGCTCTCCCGAACTCTGCCCGAACCGTGGACAGTGGAATATCAAATGAAGACGAGACCCGTCCACCAACCACCGCATCTCTTCCAATGGATCAACCATCATTGTCATCTTCGCCGGAAAATCGTCTAAATCCCGCACCTTCCGTTGCTGAAGAGCATGGCCACAGTGGACAGCAcgctgaagaagaagaagacaatGACACGGATGAAGTATCTGCAATGCCTTCTTTTGTGCCTGATGAACCTTCGACTCTTGTTAATTCAGATCATGAATTGTCTGATGATGctttaaagtataaaaatgcAGCTGCCGAATTCAAAGCTTTTGAGAGAAGAATGGATTCG atgAGATCAGCTTCAACAATCACAACATCACTGGCAACGCCATCATCTTGTGCACCATCAAACTCCTCTGAGCCTCCTACTCGGTCTACACCAATTATGAACGATTTAGGCGTTGGCCCAAATAATCACAATTGGCCGTCTTCAATGCAAGAATTATCAGGAATTTCTCTGGAAACACCACAGGCTCGACCGCTTGGCAGCAATAGAATTAATCAGCTTG TTCGAAGTGAGGCTCAAACGGGAATAAGCCTTTTACAACACCATGAAAGACCTACTGTGACCGCCCCATTGAGACGAAATGATATGATGAACTCATCACGACAGAATCCACAGAATGGAAATGTTCAAGATGAAAATCGACCCGAGCACGTTTATGATCAACCAATACATGTTCCTGGATCATCACTGGACCGacagaaacttgaaattgaaattcgacGTCATCGTAACTTGAACATACAACTGAGAGACACTATTGCTCACTTGGATTATGCAGAAGAATCCGTGCACACCACAAAACGACAGctcgaagaaaaaatttccgaagtcaataattttaagaaaGAACTGATAGAAGAATttaagaaatgcaaaaaaggagTTGAGGAAGAATTTGAGAagaagtttgagaaaattaaggAAGATTATGATGAACTTTACGAGAAATTGAAGAGGGATCAACGAGATCTTGAACGAGATCAGAAGATATTGAAGAAAGGAACGGGAGAAAGGAATAAAGAATTCACAGAAACG ataGCCACTCTCCGCGACAAATTAAGAGCATCAGAAACCAAGAATGCACAATATCGACAGGATATACGTGTTCGAGACGAAAAGCTCAAGAAAAAAGACGAGGAAATCGAGAAGCTTCAGAAAGACGGAAACCGGCTAAAGAGCACTCTACAGACTTTAGAAAAGCGCGTAAAACAATTACGTACTGAAAAAGAACGCGACGATAAAGAAAAGGAGATGTTCGCGAAGGTTGCAATGAATCGAAAAACTTCGAATCCAGTGCCACCAGTTTTGAATCAAAGTGTTCCAATTTCGATAACATCAAATGGTCCATCTAGACATCCATCATCATCTTCGTTGACAACATTTAGAAAACCATCTACATCAAATCGAGAAAGAGGTGTTAGTTGGGCAGATGAACCAAATGAACAATCATTGGAAGCTGTACCACAGGAGTTTTTGATG ATGCCAGTCAAAGAAATGccgggaaaatttggaaaatgcaCGATCTACAGAGATTCTCTTGGAGAAACATCTAAAGTGACGGATACAATAGCTAACGGTCTTCTTTTCGAATATTCCAATGGAGATCTTCGATGGGTTAATCGGCAGAACGCTGTTAAT ATCTACATATCCGCAGTTGATAAAACAGTCAGAATTGATCTCCCCACAtacaatatttcaattattcatACATTTCAAAGGCAAGTTGAAGTACTTCGTCCTGGAAATAACATAACATTGATAAGTATTAAACGACGAGAAGTTCGAACTGATTTGATTTATCAAAACGGAATGTATAAAACTGAAAT CTTCAATAGGGACGGAAGATATGTTACGAAGGATTTTAGCAATCAAGAAGTTTCGAGAAA atacaatCCCGGTACACACACATATCGCGACAATCAATGTCGCTACGTTCTCGTCACTGATTACAACGATTTTGAGCTCGTTGAGCCAGAATTCCG
- the F10E9.10 gene encoding uncharacterized protein (Confirmed by transcript evidence) has product MVTVIPKIISSPYPRTRLPLYLYTVSIIISCSLLYWNLLYCKNYDCVVEKEFRWGSTRHLLQYFPVIAAPIIMVISFSWLIIAIYYSSSSCVLTFNFMEMPSAVLCSLLGGISSVIEIHFSIEVNQVQWTDQWLLSSGSSILLCLLHATIAFTLQ; this is encoded by the exons ATGGTCACAGTGATACCAAAAATAATAAGTTCTCCATATCCTCGGACACGCCTACCACTGTACCTCTACACTGTTTCCATC ATTATTTCCTGCTCTTTATTATACTGGAATCTTCTTTACTGCAAAAATTATGACTGTGTCGTTGAGAAGGAATTTCGATGGGGAAGTACTCGGCACTTACTACAG TACTTTCCGGTGATAGCAGCTCCGATTATAATGGTAATATCGTTTTCTTGGTTAATAATTGCAATATATTATTCAAGTAGTTCATGTGTTCTTACATTCAATTTTATG gAAATGCCATCTGCAGTACTTTGTTCTCTACTTGGTGGTATTAGTTCTGTAatagaaattcatttttccattgaagTAAATCAAGTTCAATGGACTGATCAGTGGTTACTGTCATCT ggATCTTCAATACTTTTATGCCTTTTACATGCTACAATTGCGTTCACACTTCAATAA
- the F10E9.11 gene encoding rRNA-processing protein FYV7 (Confirmed by transcript evidence), translating into MGNRSKTDNATAVASQPPKKVKSKKQKKMSFSQAQDVYLRLKQEKEEEKQRERAEREKRNETIAATNKSRKKMNQALAKRNKKGQPNLNAQMDVLLERIQKRVDKEKKEKK; encoded by the exons ATGGGAAATCGATCAAAGACAGACAATGCAACTGCCGTGGCATCGCAACCACCCAAAAAAGTTAAATC gaaaaagcaaaagaaaatGAGCTTTTCACAAGCACAAGACGTATATCTTCGTCTGAagcaagaaaaagaagaggagaAACAACGAGAGCGAGCCGAACGAGAAAAGCGAAATGAGACGATTGCAGCGACAAATAAATCAAGAAAGAAGATGAATCAGGCATTggcaaaaagaaataaaaaaggacAACCAAATCTGAATGCTCAAATGGATGTACTTCTCGAGAGGATACAGAAAAGAGTGGATAaggagaaaaaggagaagaaatgA